Proteins from a genomic interval of Brachybacterium vulturis:
- a CDS encoding ABC transporter permease: MTTSLSAKRGFSWKEFLISNNTFIILLLLVVASSLLSDNFFTFINVRNIFLQQAGPILVALGLLWVILAGGIDLSVGSVMAVGSAVSAMLITEMGMHYSLSIALTLAVGLAFGCLAGVLVAYFGIQGFVATLATMTIARGTAFVITNGRPVSVEGGTINSLVSPAAWYPIIWVTAVIVISATIVHRYTGYGRKVVAIGSNETALKLAGVRTKRFILSTYALSGVLAALAGVFLTARSSTGSATIGVGQELDAIAAVVIGGASLMGGKGFVMNTVAGALILGLIGNIMNLMAVPSYPQGIIKGVIIIAAVLLQVATGKKEKTV; the protein is encoded by the coding sequence ATGACGACAAGTCTGTCAGCGAAGCGGGGCTTCAGCTGGAAAGAGTTCCTGATAAGCAACAATACATTTATTATTTTGTTGCTGCTAGTGGTGGCCAGTTCACTGCTTTCCGATAACTTTTTCACGTTCATCAACGTGCGAAATATTTTCCTGCAGCAGGCAGGCCCGATTTTGGTGGCGCTGGGACTCTTGTGGGTCATCCTCGCCGGCGGGATTGACCTCTCTGTCGGGTCGGTGATGGCTGTCGGATCAGCGGTCTCCGCCATGCTGATCACGGAAATGGGGATGCACTACTCGCTCTCCATCGCACTGACACTCGCTGTGGGGCTTGCCTTCGGCTGTCTGGCCGGCGTTCTCGTAGCCTATTTCGGGATACAGGGATTCGTCGCGACCCTTGCGACCATGACAATTGCTCGTGGAACGGCATTCGTCATCACGAACGGCCGCCCCGTCAGTGTAGAGGGTGGGACGATCAACTCGCTTGTTTCCCCAGCCGCCTGGTATCCGATCATTTGGGTCACCGCCGTGATCGTCATCTCGGCGACGATCGTCCATCGATACACTGGCTACGGAAGAAAAGTTGTCGCCATCGGTAGCAACGAGACTGCGCTCAAGCTGGCCGGTGTGCGCACCAAGCGGTTCATCCTGTCCACATACGCACTATCGGGGGTGCTCGCGGCGCTGGCCGGCGTTTTTCTTACGGCGCGCTCCTCGACCGGAAGCGCGACGATCGGCGTTGGGCAGGAGCTCGACGCCATCGCAGCGGTGGTCATTGGTGGAGCAAGCCTGATGGGGGGCAAAGGCTTTGTCATGAACACCGTGGCGGGCGCCCTGATCCTGGGCCTGATCGGGAACATCATGAATCTCATGGCGGTGCCTTCTTACCCGCAGGGCATCATCAAGGGCGTAATCATCATCGCGGCCGTTCTGCTGCAGGTGGCCACCGGTAAGAAGGAGAAAACCGTCTGA
- a CDS encoding sugar ABC transporter ATP-binding protein: MAPDSIVEVRNISKQFGGVHALRDVSMEVRRGEVHAIIGENGAGKSTLMKILAGAYKKDEGTIVIDGELVDAQSPRDIINRGISVIYQEFMLAPDLTVAENIFIDDLQQSHLFINWSDLNRRASEELQKLGFGHISPTTKVHNLSVAYQQIVEICKSLVKKSKLIIFDEPTAVLTHAETEGLLDIIRKLNGSGVTIVYISHRLKELFAISDRISVLKDGGLVGTVDTSSISEEQLVTMMVGREIEQLFPAREGPGLTREEQSELLRVEGLSVGDLVKDVNFTVRRGEIVGFSGLIGAGRTETMRAIFGVDKKTGGEIFWKGEKISPKNPRKSIRMGIGLLPEDRKGQGLVLEQPIRTNATLVSQRGNGFIGAKAERRKVTELLETVATRYGSMDDNVESLSGGNQQKVSLAKWLAVDTELIILDEPTRGVDVGAKVEMYGLINSLADSGVGVVLVSSEMIEIIGICDRALVMREGEVTGELNKEELTESNLIKLAMGVES, from the coding sequence ATGGCACCAGACAGTATCGTTGAAGTGCGTAACATTTCCAAGCAGTTCGGTGGAGTCCATGCGCTGCGTGACGTCTCGATGGAAGTCAGGCGTGGAGAGGTCCACGCCATCATCGGTGAGAACGGGGCTGGAAAATCAACGCTGATGAAGATACTGGCGGGCGCGTACAAAAAGGACGAGGGTACCATCGTAATCGATGGAGAGCTCGTGGACGCGCAGTCGCCGAGAGACATCATCAATCGTGGCATCTCGGTGATCTATCAAGAATTCATGCTCGCACCGGATCTGACGGTTGCCGAGAACATCTTCATCGACGATCTCCAGCAGTCTCATCTCTTCATCAACTGGAGTGACCTGAATCGGCGAGCCAGCGAAGAACTGCAGAAGCTCGGATTTGGGCACATCAGCCCCACGACCAAGGTGCATAACCTCAGCGTCGCCTACCAGCAGATCGTAGAGATCTGTAAATCCCTGGTGAAAAAATCGAAGCTCATCATCTTCGATGAGCCAACCGCTGTGCTCACCCACGCCGAGACCGAGGGGCTCCTGGATATCATCCGGAAGCTGAACGGCAGCGGCGTCACGATCGTCTACATCTCGCACCGCCTCAAAGAGCTGTTCGCCATCTCTGACCGCATTTCAGTGCTCAAAGACGGTGGCCTCGTCGGTACGGTTGATACCTCCTCGATTTCGGAGGAGCAACTCGTGACGATGATGGTAGGCCGCGAGATCGAGCAGCTCTTCCCGGCGCGCGAAGGGCCCGGATTGACCCGGGAAGAGCAGAGCGAACTGCTGCGTGTCGAAGGGCTGTCCGTAGGTGACCTTGTCAAGGATGTGAACTTCACGGTGCGCCGCGGCGAGATCGTTGGGTTCAGTGGTCTTATCGGCGCGGGCCGCACCGAGACCATGAGAGCGATCTTCGGCGTCGACAAAAAGACAGGTGGGGAGATCTTTTGGAAGGGCGAGAAAATCTCGCCCAAGAATCCCCGGAAGTCTATCCGGATGGGAATCGGTCTTCTGCCCGAGGACCGCAAGGGTCAGGGCCTCGTGTTAGAGCAACCGATTCGCACCAACGCGACGCTGGTATCGCAGCGGGGGAACGGCTTCATCGGCGCGAAAGCGGAACGGCGAAAAGTCACTGAACTGCTGGAGACGGTTGCCACTCGGTACGGCTCGATGGACGACAACGTGGAGAGCCTCAGCGGTGGGAACCAGCAGAAGGTGTCACTGGCAAAGTGGTTGGCAGTGGATACCGAGCTCATCATTTTGGATGAGCCCACTCGAGGCGTGGATGTCGGTGCGAAGGTCGAGATGTACGGCCTTATCAATTCTCTTGCGGACAGCGGGGTCGGAGTCGTCCTCGTCTCGTCGGAGATGATCGAGATCATCGGGATCTGCGACCGGGCGCTCGTGATGCGAGAGGGAGAGGTCACGGGCGAGCTCAACAAGGAAGAGCTGACCGAAAGTAATCTGATCAAACTGGCGATGGGTGTCGAATCATGA
- a CDS encoding substrate-binding domain-containing protein: MVKFNRRQAFALGGFATVTLAACGGNGGSGGSSDGGGGEKFSIGFALKVQDAPYFVSLAEKVKEFGSEHGWDITVLDAGGDLQQESANMDTFIAQGKDLIFVDAIEPDAIVPKINAAAEMGIPVINLDSGVSEDANDVTTVYSDNKENGRLVGVAYAEHVGDEEIDAVILSGSQGNVAGLERRTGLFAGIIQGKLGIEEDEAWTLAEEFEQELTSSGKASNDEAGFHVLGQGWGEWTEPGGLVAAEDLITANPNITAFLGENDAMLFGAITALGTSGLQDVDIVAAADGAQEAMDMIREGTYFATGLNSPSLVAQKGVDIAYEILVDGADADSYEDITLTEPAAITAENVDEYYDLGF; the protein is encoded by the coding sequence ATGGTCAAGTTCAATAGGCGTCAGGCGTTCGCATTGGGCGGATTCGCCACGGTGACACTCGCGGCCTGCGGTGGGAACGGCGGGTCCGGTGGCAGCAGCGATGGCGGCGGCGGCGAGAAGTTCTCCATCGGGTTCGCGCTGAAGGTGCAGGATGCTCCCTACTTCGTCTCGCTCGCAGAAAAGGTCAAGGAGTTCGGCAGTGAGCACGGCTGGGACATCACCGTGTTGGACGCCGGCGGCGACTTGCAGCAGGAATCGGCGAACATGGACACGTTCATCGCCCAGGGCAAGGACCTGATCTTCGTCGATGCGATCGAACCGGACGCCATCGTCCCGAAAATCAATGCGGCCGCTGAGATGGGCATTCCAGTCATCAACCTCGACAGTGGCGTCTCCGAAGATGCCAACGATGTCACCACCGTCTACTCCGATAACAAGGAGAATGGACGACTGGTCGGCGTGGCGTACGCGGAGCATGTGGGCGACGAAGAGATCGATGCCGTGATCCTTAGCGGCTCTCAGGGCAACGTCGCCGGCCTGGAGCGCCGCACGGGCCTGTTCGCCGGCATCATCCAGGGCAAACTGGGCATCGAAGAGGATGAGGCGTGGACGCTCGCCGAGGAGTTCGAGCAGGAACTCACCTCCTCCGGCAAGGCCTCGAACGACGAGGCCGGCTTCCATGTTCTCGGCCAGGGCTGGGGGGAGTGGACTGAACCCGGGGGCCTGGTAGCTGCGGAGGACCTCATCACGGCCAACCCGAACATCACTGCCTTCCTCGGCGAGAACGACGCCATGCTCTTCGGTGCCATCACCGCACTGGGCACCTCCGGTCTGCAGGACGTCGACATCGTGGCGGCTGCTGACGGCGCCCAGGAGGCCATGGACATGATCCGCGAAGGCACCTACTTCGCGACTGGGCTGAACAGCCCGTCACTGGTAGCGCAGAAGGGCGTCGACATCGCCTACGAGATCCTCGTCGACGGCGCGGACGCCGACAGCTACGAGGACATCACTTTGACGGAGCCGGCCGCCATCACGGCTGAGAACGTTGACGAGTACTACGACCTCGGCTTCTGA
- a CDS encoding glucose 1-dehydrogenase, producing the protein MRDEMFSLHGKTALITGGARGIGKTVAEALGHAGADLVLFDLEKDSLEAAAGELRESTGRRVLASVVNVTDHDAVRAAIDAAWEQLGPIQLLFNNAGIVMQKPAVEASPEEWRHVIDVNLNGAFIVAQLFGKKLIDNEASGSIVNTGSMSGTIVNYPQLQASYNVSKAGVVHLTKSLAFEWAEHDIRVNCMSPGYIFTDLTSSVRKDWRNQWAELTPMKRLGRPEELASTVIYLLADSSSFTTGAELTVDGGFTIV; encoded by the coding sequence ATGCGTGACGAGATGTTCTCCTTGCACGGCAAGACCGCCCTCATCACAGGCGGTGCTCGCGGAATTGGCAAGACTGTAGCGGAGGCGCTTGGTCACGCAGGGGCAGATCTTGTTCTTTTCGACCTCGAGAAGGACTCTCTGGAGGCCGCTGCGGGCGAATTGCGAGAGAGTACGGGGCGCCGAGTTCTTGCGAGCGTCGTGAACGTGACGGACCATGATGCCGTCCGCGCCGCGATCGATGCGGCCTGGGAGCAGCTCGGCCCGATTCAGTTGCTCTTCAACAATGCTGGCATCGTCATGCAGAAGCCTGCGGTCGAGGCCTCTCCCGAAGAGTGGCGGCACGTGATCGACGTCAATTTGAACGGTGCGTTCATCGTTGCGCAGCTCTTCGGGAAGAAGCTCATCGACAACGAAGCCAGTGGCTCGATCGTCAATACCGGATCGATGTCAGGCACCATTGTCAACTACCCGCAGTTGCAGGCGTCATACAACGTGTCGAAGGCTGGAGTCGTTCATTTGACGAAATCCCTGGCATTCGAGTGGGCAGAACACGACATCCGTGTCAACTGTATGAGCCCCGGTTACATCTTCACAGATCTCACTTCTTCTGTTCGCAAGGATTGGCGGAACCAGTGGGCGGAGCTGACCCCGATGAAGCGATTGGGCCGTCCCGAAGAGCTGGCAAGCACAGTCATATACCTCCTGGCGGATTCATCCAGCTTCACCACGGGGGCAGAACTCACCGTCGACGGTGGATTCACCATCGTGTAG
- a CDS encoding glucose-6-phosphate isomerase family protein, which produces MSIHQPVTVDISADGVMTGASRIYEKRLGDLKGVYRDSEDFAAQVRERGADELVYVVHEQKYDSSPGALIVGTSALLPGQVGSEFAVTRGHLHAVADRAELYHCLSGHGIMLLDTVEGDSVAIELTPGKAVNVPGHWVHRSVNVGNEPFVTLFSYAADAGQDYSLIERAGGMRTLIVKDGDSWSQVPNPDHCGYTATTL; this is translated from the coding sequence ATGTCTATCCACCAGCCGGTAACTGTTGATATCTCAGCGGACGGGGTGATGACTGGAGCCTCGCGGATCTACGAGAAGCGCCTCGGCGACCTCAAAGGCGTTTATCGAGATTCCGAGGATTTCGCAGCCCAGGTGCGTGAACGAGGTGCTGACGAGCTCGTCTACGTCGTCCATGAACAGAAGTACGACTCAAGCCCCGGTGCTCTCATCGTCGGCACGAGTGCACTTCTGCCGGGGCAGGTGGGCAGTGAGTTCGCCGTGACTCGCGGCCATCTCCACGCCGTCGCCGACCGCGCTGAGCTCTACCACTGCCTCAGCGGGCACGGCATCATGCTCCTTGACACCGTCGAAGGAGACTCAGTCGCCATCGAGCTGACACCAGGCAAGGCAGTGAACGTTCCCGGCCACTGGGTTCACCGCAGCGTCAATGTGGGAAACGAACCCTTCGTGACGCTGTTCAGCTACGCAGCGGACGCTGGCCAGGACTACTCGCTCATCGAGCGGGCCGGCGGGATGCGCACACTCATCGTCAAGGACGGCGACAGCTGGAGTCAGGTCCCGAATCCTGACCACTGCGGTTATACCGCCACCACTCTCTGA
- a CDS encoding shikimate dehydrogenase family protein, with protein sequence MPLTYTYDTLQPATKPTFYFVGVTTGKSSIRRVFPAWAEALGLGDIEMVGIDLELHAPRDHYRTVVEFLKKDPLSLGGLVTTHKIDLFHAAEDLFDSVDPLAELMGEVSCLAKRDGLLQASAKDPFSSGHSLDAFIPNGHFASTEAEVFIMGAGGSAIAIDWHLGQEGKGADRPSRTVVSNRSTPRLERFKEVHEQAGIEVPLELVHTPDPADNDAVLAALSPGSVVINATGLGKDAPGSPLTDAAVFPQGALVWDLNYRGNLMFLDQARAQESALGLHVEDGWVYFLHGWTQVISEVFQVDIPTSGPTFDQLAEIAGATR encoded by the coding sequence ATGCCACTCACTTACACCTATGACACTCTTCAGCCTGCGACCAAGCCGACGTTCTACTTCGTCGGTGTGACCACGGGAAAGTCGTCGATCCGCAGAGTCTTTCCCGCTTGGGCTGAGGCACTTGGTCTTGGGGACATCGAGATGGTCGGCATCGACCTCGAGCTGCACGCTCCGCGCGATCACTACCGCACAGTCGTGGAGTTCCTCAAGAAGGACCCGCTCAGCCTCGGCGGACTCGTCACCACTCACAAGATTGACCTCTTCCACGCGGCCGAGGATCTCTTCGACAGCGTCGACCCGTTGGCCGAGCTGATGGGAGAGGTCAGTTGCCTGGCCAAGCGGGACGGCTTGCTTCAGGCAAGTGCGAAGGACCCCTTCTCCTCCGGCCATTCACTCGATGCCTTCATCCCTAACGGCCATTTTGCGAGCACCGAGGCGGAGGTGTTCATCATGGGCGCCGGTGGTTCCGCCATCGCGATCGATTGGCACTTGGGCCAGGAAGGGAAGGGAGCGGACCGCCCCTCCCGCACGGTAGTTTCCAACCGTAGCACTCCGCGGCTAGAGCGGTTCAAGGAGGTCCATGAGCAGGCCGGAATCGAGGTTCCTCTCGAACTCGTCCACACACCGGATCCCGCCGACAACGACGCCGTTCTCGCCGCTCTCTCCCCGGGTAGCGTGGTCATCAACGCCACGGGCCTCGGCAAAGACGCTCCCGGGTCACCTCTCACCGACGCTGCGGTCTTCCCCCAGGGTGCACTGGTGTGGGACCTCAACTACCGCGGCAACCTCATGTTCCTCGACCAGGCGCGGGCTCAGGAGAGTGCTCTTGGCCTCCACGTCGAGGATGGATGGGTGTACTTCCTGCACGGCTGGACGCAGGTGATCAGCGAAGTCTTCCAAGTCGACATCCCCACTTCCGGTCCCACTTTCGACCAGCTGGCCGAGATCGCTGGAGCAACCCGATGA
- a CDS encoding NAD(P)-dependent oxidoreductase: MRGRGRILITPRSLTSAGVDTVAELEPLRRAQFELVAAPAGEVPDPAELTSLLSTGEVVGWLAGVERISADVLESASSLRIIARNGVGADSIDLEAAKRCGIEVRTAPGANAQGVAELAVAHGLSLLRSIPQGNSALRDGRWDRSKGREIGDICVGIVGYGAIGRRVADLFTALGASVAFHDPFATGLFQHESVSDLDLLLSRSDLLSLHVPPSPDGPMLDAKRVGLLPKGAIVVNTARAALVDPIAMHRALDSGAISGYAIDAFDQEPPELDALLSHPRTVMTPHVGGFTDSSVRRATEAAVAQLLDVLG, encoded by the coding sequence ATGAGGGGGCGCGGGAGAATCCTCATCACGCCGCGGTCCCTTACCTCCGCCGGCGTCGACACCGTCGCGGAGCTCGAGCCCTTGCGCCGAGCGCAGTTCGAGTTGGTGGCCGCGCCGGCTGGCGAGGTCCCGGACCCGGCGGAGCTCACGTCACTGCTCTCCACCGGCGAGGTCGTAGGCTGGCTCGCCGGGGTGGAGCGCATTTCTGCAGACGTGCTCGAATCCGCGAGCTCACTTCGCATCATCGCGCGCAATGGGGTCGGTGCAGACAGCATCGATCTCGAGGCTGCCAAGCGCTGTGGCATTGAGGTTCGCACTGCGCCCGGGGCCAACGCTCAAGGCGTGGCTGAGCTTGCCGTCGCCCACGGGCTGTCGTTGCTCCGTAGCATTCCGCAGGGAAACTCTGCTCTCCGCGACGGACGCTGGGACCGTTCCAAGGGCCGCGAGATCGGTGATATCTGCGTCGGCATCGTCGGCTACGGCGCGATCGGCAGACGCGTCGCCGACCTCTTCACGGCCCTGGGCGCCTCCGTCGCGTTCCATGACCCGTTTGCGACCGGCCTTTTTCAGCACGAGTCCGTGAGCGACCTGGACCTGCTCCTCAGCAGATCTGACCTGCTCAGTCTCCATGTACCGCCGTCACCCGACGGTCCCATGCTTGACGCCAAGAGGGTGGGCCTATTGCCCAAGGGGGCGATCGTCGTCAATACGGCGCGCGCAGCTCTTGTCGACCCGATCGCCATGCACCGCGCACTCGATTCCGGTGCGATCAGCGGCTATGCCATCGATGCCTTCGATCAGGAGCCGCCGGAGCTCGACGCTCTGCTGTCCCACCCGCGGACCGTTATGACGCCACACGTCGGCGGGTTCACGGATTCAAGTGTGCGTCGAGCGACGGAAGCTGCGGTCGCCCAACTCCTCGACGTACTCGGGTAG
- a CDS encoding SDR family NAD(P)-dependent oxidoreductase, protein MKNPFDLTGRTALVTGGNQGLGKAFARSLAEAGASVVIAARNAERNRAVMGEFAADGITVNAITADITDAADIERMVTETIEAADRIDILVNNAGTCIHNPAFDVTEQEWDDVFNLNVKALWRTTRAVGEHMVKIGGGSVVNIGSMSGFIVNRPQWQPAYNASKAAVHHLTKSLAVEWAPLNIRVNAVAPGYVKTEMSPVDQPEFQRYWVEDTPQQRVALPEEIAPSVVFLASDAASFITGTVLSADGGYTAV, encoded by the coding sequence ATGAAGAACCCTTTTGACCTCACCGGCCGTACCGCCCTGGTCACAGGCGGCAACCAGGGCCTCGGTAAGGCCTTCGCCCGAAGCCTCGCCGAAGCCGGCGCATCTGTAGTGATCGCGGCCCGCAATGCCGAGCGGAACCGCGCCGTGATGGGCGAGTTCGCCGCGGACGGCATCACCGTGAATGCCATCACAGCGGATATCACCGACGCCGCTGACATCGAACGCATGGTCACCGAGACGATCGAGGCCGCCGACCGGATCGACATCCTCGTCAACAACGCAGGCACCTGCATTCACAATCCCGCCTTCGACGTCACCGAGCAGGAGTGGGATGACGTGTTCAACCTGAATGTGAAGGCCCTGTGGCGCACCACCCGAGCGGTGGGCGAGCACATGGTGAAAATCGGGGGTGGCTCGGTTGTGAACATCGGGTCAATGTCCGGGTTCATCGTCAACCGACCCCAGTGGCAGCCGGCCTACAACGCATCCAAGGCAGCGGTGCATCACCTCACTAAGTCACTCGCAGTGGAATGGGCTCCCCTGAACATCCGCGTGAACGCCGTGGCCCCCGGCTACGTGAAAACCGAGATGTCCCCTGTGGATCAGCCCGAGTTCCAGCGCTACTGGGTCGAGGACACCCCGCAGCAGCGCGTCGCGCTGCCCGAGGAGATCGCTCCCAGCGTCGTATTTCTCGCCAGCGATGCCGCATCATTCATCACCGGCACCGTGCTCTCCGCCGACGGCGGTTACACCGCGGTCTGA
- a CDS encoding sugar ABC transporter substrate-binding protein: MSAAIAALSLAACSSTSGGGDEPAAGSDGDVQLVLAIRSLSNPYHANWVEGAEIFAESIGQELTVLSDDGDSQKQLSQIRSLLASGQTIALNVDPNTSSDTQAIVRAVADAGGYVVTQWNKPDDLMPADIGENWVAHVSFDGIESGYQIATALFDEMGGEGGIIALQGILDNVPAQQRFEGLQKALEEYPGIELLDEQTAEWDRNTGFEVTQTLLTKHGEEVQGIWAANDNMALGALEAIKAAGRGGGEVPLVGVDAVPEALDEIESGENGYLATVTTDAWWQGAVPLVLAYRAAIGEFDVAAATPEQRAFYGTQFLVTQENVAEHMAAPTAEELQADIDDPFLRITAPIE, translated from the coding sequence GTGTCCGCCGCGATCGCGGCACTCTCGCTCGCGGCATGCTCCTCGACGAGCGGCGGCGGAGATGAGCCGGCAGCCGGCTCCGACGGCGACGTCCAGCTCGTGCTGGCGATCCGATCGCTGTCCAACCCGTACCACGCCAACTGGGTCGAAGGCGCGGAAATCTTCGCTGAATCCATTGGCCAGGAGCTGACCGTCCTCAGTGATGACGGGGATTCCCAGAAGCAACTCTCCCAGATCCGTTCGCTGCTCGCGTCCGGTCAGACCATCGCACTGAATGTCGATCCGAACACCTCATCGGACACCCAAGCGATTGTGCGCGCCGTGGCTGACGCCGGAGGCTACGTCGTGACGCAGTGGAACAAGCCGGACGACCTGATGCCGGCGGATATTGGCGAAAACTGGGTTGCGCACGTCTCCTTCGACGGCATCGAGAGTGGCTACCAGATTGCCACCGCACTGTTCGATGAGATGGGCGGCGAAGGCGGCATCATCGCACTCCAGGGCATCCTCGACAACGTCCCGGCACAGCAGCGCTTTGAAGGTCTGCAGAAGGCGTTGGAAGAGTACCCCGGCATCGAGCTGCTCGATGAGCAGACCGCAGAGTGGGACCGCAACACCGGCTTCGAAGTCACCCAGACCCTGCTGACCAAGCATGGCGAGGAGGTCCAGGGCATCTGGGCGGCCAACGACAACATGGCCCTCGGCGCGCTGGAGGCGATCAAGGCCGCCGGTCGCGGTGGCGGCGAAGTTCCCCTCGTGGGTGTCGACGCCGTCCCCGAGGCTCTGGACGAGATCGAGTCTGGTGAGAACGGATACCTCGCCACCGTGACGACCGATGCCTGGTGGCAGGGTGCGGTGCCGCTGGTACTCGCCTACAGGGCCGCCATCGGCGAGTTTGACGTCGCCGCCGCCACTCCGGAGCAGCGGGCCTTCTACGGTACCCAGTTCCTCGTGACGCAGGAGAACGTCGCCGAGCACATGGCGGCGCCAACGGCCGAAGAGCTCCAGGCCGACATCGACGACCCGTTCCTTCGGATCACGGCACCGATCGAGTAG
- a CDS encoding ABC transporter permease, with translation MALIVLFALLSDRFFTAANLGGIANQSSILLVMAVGMTFVILLGGIDLSTEGVMATSSMVVVLLAANDRNDNDFGMLAVLAGAGVGALFGLVNGVLHTRLKIPSFMVTLGVGAIGTGIATVLFAGRAPQLLDEGVRSWGLGQWLGVSKLVFIALLVVLIGYGIQRFTRAGRYAYVIGGDESIARLSGISIPKYKTLAFVISGSTAGLGGAMASMRLGVGDVQIGAGQMFATITAVVIGGTLLAGGRGGVLQTVIGALIIATLANGLILVGVPPYIQVSLQGAIIVVAVAGTGWHLRNRTRVIK, from the coding sequence GTGGCGCTGATCGTGTTGTTCGCCCTGTTGAGCGACCGATTCTTCACCGCCGCGAACCTCGGTGGCATCGCCAACCAGTCGTCGATCCTCCTCGTCATGGCGGTCGGTATGACCTTCGTCATCCTGCTCGGCGGCATCGATCTGTCGACCGAGGGCGTCATGGCGACATCATCGATGGTCGTCGTGCTGCTGGCCGCCAACGATCGCAACGACAACGACTTCGGCATGCTTGCCGTTCTCGCCGGTGCCGGGGTCGGCGCGCTGTTCGGGCTGGTCAACGGGGTGCTGCACACCCGGCTGAAAATCCCCTCGTTCATGGTGACGCTGGGCGTCGGAGCGATCGGCACGGGTATCGCCACCGTGCTCTTCGCCGGCCGAGCCCCGCAGTTGCTTGACGAAGGAGTGCGTAGCTGGGGCCTGGGCCAGTGGCTCGGGGTCTCCAAGCTCGTCTTTATCGCGCTGCTGGTCGTCCTCATCGGCTACGGGATCCAACGTTTCACCCGGGCAGGGCGCTACGCCTACGTCATCGGCGGCGACGAGTCCATTGCGCGGCTGTCAGGCATCTCCATCCCCAAGTACAAGACGCTGGCCTTTGTCATCTCCGGATCAACCGCCGGGCTCGGCGGGGCCATGGCCTCGATGCGCCTCGGTGTGGGAGACGTCCAGATCGGCGCCGGCCAGATGTTCGCCACCATCACCGCCGTGGTCATCGGCGGCACCCTGCTCGCCGGCGGTCGCGGCGGCGTGCTGCAAACCGTTATCGGTGCACTGATCATCGCCACGCTGGCCAACGGACTCATCCTCGTCGGCGTGCCACCGTACATACAGGTATCGCTGCAAGGTGCCATCATCGTCGTCGCGGTCGCCGGCACCGGTTGGCACCTGCGCAACAGGACAAGGGTCATTAAATGA